The window CTGCAGGATTCCTTGCTGGGAGATGAAGCTTTAACTGCAGCGTGGTTGGAGCAGGGTGCCTGGTGCAGAACAGGGTTTGTTTTGGGACCCCCAGGAGGAACAAGGCCATCTTCCCCCTGAGGTGCATCACCTCACGCCACCACGCAGAATGGCAGTGATTTCAGGGGTTGTGTCACGGGGAGGGCATTTAGAGATGAGGGATGCTGGGGGGAGAGGAAAGCtgaggaaagctgcagctggaggatgGGGCCGCAGGGCACTGCAGTTCACCTAAACCCAACGGGGGTGGGTGTTACACAAAACAAGATCCAGTCCTGGAGAGGAGCGAGAGGGGTGGGCCAGGGGCACAGGTCCGAGCACAACAGAGAGAGCTGCTCCAAGAGGACAGGGGGGTCCCGAGGCACCCGCCAGACCTGCCACTCCCCCCACACCGCTCCCCAGCCACACCATGCAGTGTGACACTGGGGACAGGGGGGGTCCAGTAGTGGGATCACCCCAGCCCTGAAGGTAACAATGTCTAGGGAAAAGGGACCCCTGCCCCTGACTCTCTCCTCCAGGCTAGGTATATGGTCGCTGCGTGCAGGTCCTTCTCCAGCACAAAGACGCATCCTTTCCTTGCACAGTCAATGAGAAACGCGATGTGATCGGTCATGCGCTTGGATCATGGGCTTGTTCGTTCATTGGAATTagcaatgttttcttcttctttgagGACTAGAATAATCACTCCGGTATTTACAAAGGCGCCTTCTCCCGGGCTCCCCCAAACCATCATGACAAAATCACCGTCTGCAAGAGCCCCGCGCCAGCTGTGTCCAAAGCTGCCCGTGCcggctgggagctgggggctgccacGGGGGGGGACCGCTGGATCTCCGAGTCCCGGGGGGGTCTTCCCAGGCGGCTGTCTCTCTCTGGGGGGGCCTCTCCCGGTGCGGGGTGccggctgctgctgccgccgctgCTGCGGGCGCAGTGGTCCCGCTCATACTCCTCCTGCGCCTTCTGCATCTTCCgcttcttcatcttcctcttgtGGATGTGGAAGGTGGtgagggagaggaggatgaggCAGAAGATGAGGGTGACGAGGACGATGAGAACCAGGGTGGAGGAGAAAGACTGAAAGAGCTGACCCACTTGCGtgatgcaggtgctgctggcgTTCGAGGTGGCAGACGTCCTGTTCAGGAGACAAGGCGGCAGCGACAGCCTCAACTCCTTGGAGAGCTTGGCACTCATTGA of the Gallus gallus isolate bGalGal1 chromosome 1, bGalGal1.mat.broiler.GRCg7b, whole genome shotgun sequence genome contains:
- the C11orf87 gene encoding uncharacterized protein C11orf87 homolog; the protein is MSAKLSKELRLSLPPCLLNRTSATSNASSTCITQVGQLFQSFSSTLVLIVLVTLIFCLILLSLTTFHIHKRKMKKRKMQKAQEEYERDHCARSSGGSSSRHPAPGEAPPERDSRLGRPPRDSEIQRSPPVAAPSSQPARAALDTAGAGLLQTVILS